In Longimicrobium sp., the following are encoded in one genomic region:
- a CDS encoding PIN domain-containing protein has product MGLIDEVGAGPVALDTAAFIYLIEAHPLYLPTLLPVFAAADEERLTIVTSAVTLLEVLVVPYRAGNLPLANRYEALLNRSRGVRLREIDRALLRAAAQLRATTGVRTPDALQLAAALAEGCTTFVTNGRRLPSIPGLRILQVSAHA; this is encoded by the coding sequence GTGGGACTGATCGATGAAGTGGGCGCGGGACCGGTGGCGCTGGACACCGCGGCGTTCATCTATTTAATCGAGGCGCACCCGCTGTACCTGCCAACGCTGCTTCCCGTCTTCGCCGCCGCCGACGAGGAACGTCTGACGATCGTGACCTCGGCGGTGACGCTGCTCGAGGTGCTGGTCGTGCCGTACCGCGCCGGCAACCTGCCGCTGGCCAATCGATACGAAGCGCTTCTGAATCGCAGCAGGGGCGTACGCCTCCGCGAGATCGACCGCGCCCTGCTCCGCGCGGCCGCGCAACTCCGCGCGACGACGGGCGTGCGGACTCCCGACGCGCTGCAACTCGCGGCTGCACTGGCGGAGGGCTGTACCACCTTCGTGACCAACGGCCGCCGTCTTCCTTCAATCCCCGGGCTGCGAATTCTCCAGGTTAGTGCCCACGCCTGA
- a CDS encoding alpha/beta hydrolase yields MGVPARVVVGARAPVVPRWFAESVAAALPGARCIVIPRAAHAINFDAAERFNTAILDFLCEIGHADAGPLPDTALRWR; encoded by the coding sequence GTGGGTGTCCCCGCGCGCGTGGTGGTGGGCGCGCGCGCCCCCGTGGTCCCAAGATGGTTCGCTGAATCGGTGGCGGCGGCGCTCCCCGGCGCGCGCTGCATCGTGATCCCCCGCGCCGCCCACGCCATCAACTTCGACGCCGCCGAGCGCTTCAACACCGCCATTCTCGACTTCTTGTGCGAGATCGGCCACGCCGACGCCGGCCCGTTGCCGGACACGGCGCTGCGGTGGAGGTGA
- a CDS encoding alpha/beta fold hydrolase: protein MMARGGIERGPVRERWRWPVARAWWHTLGLRASSADVGPYRVHWVEAGDPAAETLVLIHGLSGSSRWWQRNIPALAARYRVVVPDLIGFGRSRCPGPLPAMPDVASVFAKWMDAAGTGPVHLVGHSMGGHLAVHVAARHPERICRLVLADAAGLPRPVTISSVVRFVYELAPPKQWGDPAFLPVIWGDALSAGPLAVAQGLRNILRDDVRPLLPVLTQPTLVIWGAGDAVIPVENAHVFRATIPGARLAVIPHAFHNPMVDQPDAFNRLVLDFLAGEQVGE, encoded by the coding sequence ATGATGGCGCGCGGGGGGATCGAGCGGGGCCCCGTTCGGGAGCGGTGGAGGTGGCCGGTGGCGCGTGCGTGGTGGCACACGCTCGGCCTGCGCGCGTCGTCCGCGGACGTGGGCCCGTACCGCGTGCACTGGGTGGAGGCGGGCGACCCCGCGGCCGAGACGCTGGTGCTGATCCACGGCCTCAGCGGATCGTCGCGCTGGTGGCAGCGCAACATCCCCGCGCTTGCGGCGCGCTACCGCGTGGTGGTGCCGGACCTGATCGGCTTCGGGCGCAGCCGCTGCCCCGGGCCCCTCCCCGCCATGCCGGACGTCGCCTCCGTCTTCGCGAAGTGGATGGACGCCGCCGGGACAGGCCCCGTGCACCTGGTGGGGCACTCGATGGGTGGCCACCTGGCCGTTCACGTGGCCGCGCGCCACCCGGAGCGCATCTGCCGGCTGGTGCTGGCCGATGCCGCCGGGCTCCCGCGGCCCGTCACCATCAGCTCGGTGGTGCGCTTCGTCTATGAGCTCGCCCCGCCCAAGCAGTGGGGCGACCCGGCCTTCCTCCCCGTCATCTGGGGCGACGCGCTCTCCGCCGGCCCGCTCGCCGTGGCGCAGGGGCTCCGCAACATCCTGCGCGACGACGTGCGCCCCCTGCTCCCCGTGCTGACCCAGCCCACGCTGGTGATCTGGGGCGCGGGCGACGCCGTTATCCCGGTGGAGAACGCGCACGTCTTCCGCGCCACCATCCCCGGCGCGCGGCTGGCGGTGATCCCCCACGCCTTCCACAACCCCATGGTGGACCAGCCGGACGCCTTCAACCGGCTGGTGCTCGACTTCCTCGCGGGCGAGCAGGTGGGGGAGTGA
- a CDS encoding SDR family oxidoreductase — protein MDAGLSIDLRGRRALVTGGSRGVGKATALLLARAGADVGIGYLSRAGEAEAVVAELRALGVRAFAAAADVGMAEGARLLFDRCEKELGGVDIFVGNAGVWPPDDVPIAEMAEEQWARTMRANLDSIFHCVRLAAARIGDGGRIVLVASTAGQRGEAGHADYAASKGAVISLTKSVAVELGPRNVTVNCVAPGWIDTEMVAGPMAGEGRARIEAAIPLRRIASAEDVAGPILFLCSPLARHLTGEILNVNGGSVLCG, from the coding sequence ATGGACGCCGGCCTGAGCATCGACCTGCGCGGGCGGCGCGCCCTGGTCACCGGCGGCTCGCGCGGCGTGGGGAAGGCGACGGCGCTCCTCCTGGCCCGCGCCGGCGCCGACGTGGGGATCGGCTACCTGAGCCGCGCCGGCGAGGCGGAAGCGGTGGTGGCCGAGCTGCGCGCGCTGGGCGTGCGCGCCTTCGCCGCGGCGGCGGACGTGGGGATGGCGGAGGGGGCGCGGCTCCTCTTCGACCGGTGCGAGAAAGAGCTCGGCGGGGTGGACATCTTCGTCGGCAACGCGGGGGTGTGGCCGCCGGACGACGTGCCCATCGCGGAGATGGCGGAGGAGCAATGGGCGCGGACGATGCGCGCCAACCTCGACTCCATCTTCCACTGCGTGCGCCTTGCCGCGGCGCGCATTGGGGATGGCGGGCGCATCGTGCTGGTGGCCTCCACCGCCGGGCAGCGCGGCGAGGCGGGGCACGCGGACTACGCGGCAAGCAAGGGCGCCGTCATCTCCCTCACCAAGTCCGTGGCGGTGGAGCTCGGCCCGCGCAACGTCACCGTCAACTGCGTGGCGCCCGGGTGGATCGACACGGAGATGGTCGCGGGGCCGATGGCGGGAGAGGGGCGCGCGCGCATCGAGGCCGCCATCCCCCTGCGCCGCATTGCGTCGGCCGAAGACGTCGCGGGGCCGATCCTCTTCCTCTGCTCCCCGCTGGCCCGTCACCTGACGGGCGAGATCCTGAACGTGAACGGCGGGAGCGTGCTCTGTGGCTGA
- a CDS encoding alpha/beta fold hydrolase — MTRPGEALGRAAAEWIVTRRVEVNGIEVRYREAGSGPALVLVHGLGCSADYWVRNGPPLAAAGLRVLAPDLPGFGRTEGPWRGLDIDEQAAALAAWVDAMGLPPAAYVGHSLSCQTVVDLAADHPGRAVALLLAAPTGDRSEKRRIREIIGFARDMFREPLSLVPWIAEAYLRAGLVRWFLTWWKAKHHDLFGTAARVGVPARVVVGARDPVVPIWFAESVAAALPGARCIVIPRAAHAVIFDAAERFNLAILDFLREIGHADAGPLPSTALRGR; from the coding sequence GTGACGCGTCCCGGCGAGGCGCTGGGCCGCGCCGCGGCGGAGTGGATCGTGACGCGGCGGGTGGAGGTGAACGGGATCGAGGTGCGCTACCGAGAGGCGGGGAGCGGGCCCGCGCTGGTCCTGGTCCACGGCCTCGGCTGCTCGGCGGACTACTGGGTGCGCAACGGCCCGCCGCTCGCCGCCGCCGGACTGCGCGTCCTCGCCCCCGACCTCCCCGGCTTCGGCCGCACCGAGGGCCCGTGGCGCGGCCTGGACATCGACGAGCAGGCGGCGGCGCTCGCGGCCTGGGTGGACGCGATGGGCCTGCCGCCCGCCGCGTACGTGGGCCATTCGCTCTCCTGCCAGACCGTCGTGGACCTCGCCGCGGACCACCCCGGCCGCGCCGTCGCCCTCCTCCTCGCCGCCCCCACCGGTGATCGCAGCGAGAAGCGCCGCATCCGCGAGATCATCGGCTTCGCGCGCGACATGTTCCGCGAGCCGCTCTCGCTCGTCCCCTGGATCGCGGAAGCGTACCTGCGCGCGGGCCTCGTCCGCTGGTTCCTGACCTGGTGGAAGGCGAAGCACCACGACCTCTTCGGCACCGCCGCGCGGGTGGGCGTCCCCGCGCGCGTGGTGGTGGGCGCGCGCGACCCGGTGGTCCCGATATGGTTCGCCGAGTCGGTGGCCGCGGCGCTCCCCGGCGCCCGCTGCATCGTGATCCCCCGCGCCGCCCACGCCGTCATCTTCGACGCCGCCGAACGCTTCAACCTCGCCATCCTCGACTTCCTGCGCGAGATCGGCCACGCGGACGCCGGGCCGCTGCCGAGTACGGCGTTGCGGGGGAGGTGA
- a CDS encoding asparaginase — protein sequence MADALPRVVLIATGGTISMKIDAESGGAIPRLTGAEILEAVPGVDQVARLEVREFGRYPGPHMTIDRMWELRRAILNAIAEGGVDGVVVMHGTDTIEETAYLLDRSMPAAVPVVITGAMRNSSELSWDGPANLMSAVEVAASPEARGRGTMVVMDEEIVQGAEVVKTHTEAAGTFRSPNWGPLGITDKGRVLFYRESRRKPPLEPESPVTLVDLVKVVAGMDSRLVEASLDSGAHGIVLEAMGRGNVPPAVVPGVRRWVEAGRPVVVASRSARGRVLDTYAYPGGGHELREMGAIFADHMTGQQSRIELMLALGTYGGDLARVREVVEAGRYAP from the coding sequence GTGGCTGACGCACTCCCGAGGGTGGTGCTGATCGCCACGGGCGGCACCATCTCCATGAAGATCGACGCGGAGAGCGGCGGCGCCATTCCGCGGCTCACCGGCGCGGAGATCCTGGAGGCCGTCCCGGGCGTGGACCAGGTAGCGCGGCTGGAGGTGCGCGAGTTCGGGCGCTACCCTGGGCCGCACATGACCATCGATCGGATGTGGGAGCTGCGGCGCGCCATCCTGAACGCCATCGCGGAGGGCGGGGTGGACGGCGTGGTGGTGATGCACGGAACGGACACCATCGAGGAAACGGCGTACCTCCTCGACCGCTCCATGCCGGCCGCGGTCCCGGTGGTCATCACGGGTGCGATGAGGAACTCCAGCGAGCTCTCGTGGGACGGCCCCGCCAACCTGATGAGCGCGGTGGAGGTGGCCGCCAGCCCCGAGGCGCGCGGGCGCGGCACCATGGTGGTGATGGACGAGGAGATCGTGCAGGGTGCCGAGGTGGTGAAGACGCACACCGAGGCGGCGGGCACCTTTCGCTCGCCCAACTGGGGTCCGCTGGGGATCACGGACAAGGGGCGCGTCCTCTTCTACCGTGAGAGCCGCCGCAAGCCGCCGCTGGAGCCCGAGTCGCCCGTCACCCTGGTGGACCTGGTGAAGGTGGTGGCCGGGATGGACTCGCGGCTGGTGGAGGCGTCGCTGGACAGCGGCGCCCACGGGATCGTGCTGGAGGCGATGGGGCGGGGGAACGTGCCGCCCGCGGTGGTCCCCGGCGTGCGCCGCTGGGTGGAGGCGGGGCGGCCGGTGGTGGTGGCGTCGCGCTCTGCGCGGGGGCGGGTGCTGGACACCTACGCCTACCCCGGCGGCGGTCACGAGCTGCGGGAGATGGGCGCCATCTTCGCGGACCACATGACGGGCCAGCAGTCGCGCATCGAGCTGATGCTGGCGCTGGGCACGTACGGCGGCGACCTGGCCCGCGTGCGCGAGGTGGTGGAGGCGGGCCGCTACGCCCCCTGA
- a CDS encoding HEPN domain-containing protein, whose amino-acid sequence MGFHAQQAIEKLLKALLITYGVEPEEQHSIARLVQQVARLDRAVAEAIGSTTQLTPFAVHHR is encoded by the coding sequence ATGGGATTCCATGCACAACAGGCGATCGAGAAGCTGCTGAAGGCTCTGCTGATCACGTACGGTGTCGAACCGGAAGAACAGCACAGCATCGCACGGCTGGTGCAGCAGGTTGCGAGACTCGACCGTGCCGTCGCGGAAGCAATCGGTTCAACGACCCAGCTCACCCCATTCGCGGTCCATCATCGTTAG
- a CDS encoding HAD-IA family hydrolase, with the protein MPIKALMVDVDGVLVDGRPEDGRHWQTSLEEDLGFTPETLQEAFFAPYWEDVVLGCAGLMEHLTTALHRIAPQVSPAQFVSYWFEKDSRLATALLPELSLVRSAGIRVYLATNQEHLRAAYLMEKLGLAEHVDGIFYSARLGAKKPDREFFAKVEAAVGVHGDELLLIDDDRRNVEAALKVGWQALHWTRHSSPSIVRSLCS; encoded by the coding sequence TTGCCGATCAAGGCACTGATGGTGGATGTGGACGGCGTTCTGGTCGACGGGCGGCCAGAAGACGGGCGTCACTGGCAGACGTCGCTTGAAGAGGATCTTGGATTCACGCCTGAGACGCTTCAAGAGGCGTTCTTCGCTCCCTATTGGGAGGATGTCGTCCTCGGTTGCGCTGGCTTGATGGAGCATCTGACGACCGCACTTCACAGGATCGCTCCACAGGTCAGCCCGGCTCAGTTCGTCTCATACTGGTTCGAAAAGGATTCGCGTCTCGCCACAGCTTTGTTGCCGGAACTCTCGCTGGTTCGCTCCGCGGGGATCCGGGTGTATCTAGCGACCAATCAAGAACACCTGCGAGCTGCCTATCTCATGGAAAAGCTAGGTTTGGCTGAGCATGTGGATGGCATCTTCTACTCCGCGCGATTGGGAGCAAAGAAACCGGACAGGGAATTCTTCGCAAAGGTTGAGGCGGCCGTGGGGGTGCATGGAGACGAACTGCTACTCATCGACGACGACCGCCGAAATGTCGAGGCTGCGCTGAAGGTGGGATGGCAGGCGCTTCACTGGACAAGGCACAGTTCACCCAGCATCGTGCGCAGCTTGTGTTCATGA
- a CDS encoding Arc family DNA-binding protein: MATLNIKNLPDPLYESLKLRAESQHRSVAQEVTHILSEVLARDEPLSILDLQGLGKELWSGMDAARHVADERGSWD; this comes from the coding sequence ATGGCGACGCTGAACATCAAGAACTTACCCGACCCGCTCTACGAATCGTTGAAGCTGCGCGCGGAGTCTCAGCACCGATCCGTTGCCCAGGAAGTCACGCACATCCTGTCGGAGGTGCTCGCTCGGGACGAGCCGCTGTCGATTCTTGATCTTCAGGGCCTCGGTAAGGAGCTCTGGTCGGGTATGGACGCGGCGCGCCACGTTGCGGACGAGCGTGGTTCGTGGGACTGA
- a CDS encoding nucleotidyltransferase domain-containing protein, producing MEATIRCSEEDLRSARQICERVLEAERDRVARVLFHGSRVSGRPRRTSDFDILVVVRDPVDDWVADSLRLSDLFNDFPWPVDVQVFGETEYNASVSVPGTLAYPASTRGVLLYEQP from the coding sequence GTGGAAGCAACCATCCGATGCTCGGAGGAGGATCTGCGCTCGGCGCGGCAGATCTGCGAGCGGGTTCTCGAGGCGGAAAGAGACCGTGTCGCGCGGGTCCTGTTCCACGGGTCGCGCGTGAGCGGGCGTCCGCGTCGGACGAGCGATTTCGACATCCTCGTGGTCGTCCGGGATCCGGTGGACGATTGGGTGGCGGACAGCCTGCGCCTTTCTGACCTGTTCAACGACTTTCCCTGGCCCGTGGACGTGCAGGTTTTCGGCGAGACCGAGTACAATGCGTCCGTCTCCGTACCCGGCACGCTGGCGTATCCTGCGTCCACGCGCGGCGTGTTGCTGTATGAGCAGCCATGA
- the alaS gene encoding alanine--tRNA ligase has product MRSDEIRTRFLDYFARQGHTVRPSASLVPGDDPTLLFTNAGMVPFKKVFLGAENPGYTRASTSQKCVRAGGKHNDLEQVGVTARHHTFFEMLGNFSFGDYFKRDAIRFAWELLTEEYGIPKERLWVTVHYTDDEAEKLWLEIAGVKPERIFRLGDKDNFWQMADTGPCGPCSEIHFDLRPEGERGTEVSKEQFEELGEEGQFLEIWNLVFMQYDRDADGNLNPLPAPSIDTGMGLERLASVLQGVKANYLTDLFTDIIDRAVATVGVPYEYDTPQGVSYRVLADHGRATAFLLADGVFPSNEGRGYVLRRILRRAVRHAYLLGRREPTLVHVVEAVIDRMGGVFPELNARREYILRNTRAEEERFLATVDAGMRRFDELAPAGGSGTVSGADTFRLYDTFGFPPDLTELMAAERGYSVDMEGFENELEAQRRRSREDRAASGIGVGADALADGWEAVGDAAGAEQDYAAYRAVSLDTDILAFRRMEDGRVALQLRENPFYAESGGQVADAGHVRGDGWSMKVDEVRKVSGRVAVVGPVEGDFAPGLVRAEVEEPPRRDTERNHTATHLLHAALRAVLGEHVHQMGSLVAPERLRFDFSHSGPMTPAEISDVEGRVNRAIWANTPVEPREMGYQDAIGLGAMALFSEKYGDVVRVVDIPGVSMELCGGTHVRSTGQIGLFRIVSESGVAAGVRRIEAVTGPQAFERVRRDEATLRELAALLKTREENLLPRIQQVLGEQRELQRALEKARTQGGADVIGRLLESAHQVDGARVIASTVDVADADELRALGDQLRERLGSGVAVLAAALGDRTTIFAVSTDDMVTRGVRADRVVREVAALAGGKGGGKPHMAQAGVTQPERVPEALERVPEIVRPMLAGA; this is encoded by the coding sequence ATGCGCTCCGACGAGATCCGCACCCGGTTCCTCGACTATTTCGCCCGGCAGGGGCACACAGTCCGGCCGTCGGCGTCGCTGGTGCCGGGGGATGATCCCACGCTGCTGTTCACGAATGCGGGGATGGTGCCGTTCAAAAAGGTGTTCCTGGGGGCGGAGAACCCAGGGTACACGCGGGCGTCCACCTCGCAGAAGTGCGTGCGCGCGGGCGGCAAGCACAACGACCTGGAGCAGGTGGGCGTCACCGCGCGGCACCACACCTTCTTCGAGATGCTGGGCAACTTCTCGTTCGGCGACTACTTCAAGCGCGACGCCATCCGCTTCGCGTGGGAGCTGCTGACGGAGGAGTACGGCATCCCAAAGGAGCGGCTCTGGGTGACGGTGCACTACACCGACGACGAGGCCGAGAAGCTGTGGCTGGAGATCGCCGGGGTGAAGCCGGAGCGCATCTTCCGGCTGGGCGACAAGGACAACTTCTGGCAGATGGCCGACACCGGCCCCTGCGGCCCGTGCAGCGAGATCCACTTCGACCTGCGTCCCGAGGGGGAGCGCGGGACCGAGGTGTCGAAAGAGCAGTTCGAGGAGCTGGGCGAGGAGGGGCAGTTCCTGGAGATCTGGAACCTCGTCTTCATGCAATATGACCGCGACGCGGACGGCAACCTCAACCCGCTCCCCGCTCCGTCCATCGACACGGGGATGGGGCTGGAGCGCCTCGCCTCCGTACTTCAGGGGGTGAAGGCGAACTACCTGACCGACCTCTTCACCGACATCATCGACCGCGCGGTGGCGACGGTGGGGGTGCCGTACGAGTACGACACTCCGCAGGGCGTGTCGTACCGCGTGCTGGCCGATCACGGGCGCGCCACGGCCTTCCTCCTGGCGGACGGCGTCTTTCCGTCCAACGAGGGGCGCGGCTACGTGCTGCGCCGCATCCTGCGCCGCGCCGTCCGACACGCCTACCTCCTCGGCCGCCGCGAGCCGACGCTGGTGCACGTGGTGGAGGCGGTGATCGACCGCATGGGCGGCGTGTTCCCGGAGCTGAACGCGCGCCGGGAGTACATCCTGCGCAACACGCGGGCGGAGGAGGAGCGCTTCCTCGCCACCGTTGATGCCGGGATGAGGCGCTTCGACGAGCTCGCCCCCGCCGGCGGGAGCGGCACGGTGAGCGGCGCGGACACCTTCCGCCTGTACGACACCTTTGGCTTTCCACCCGACCTCACCGAGCTGATGGCCGCCGAGCGCGGCTACTCGGTGGACATGGAAGGGTTCGAGAACGAGCTGGAGGCGCAGCGCCGCCGCTCGCGCGAGGACCGCGCGGCTTCCGGCATCGGCGTGGGCGCGGACGCGCTCGCGGACGGATGGGAGGCGGTGGGCGATGCGGCCGGCGCGGAGCAGGACTACGCCGCCTACCGCGCCGTCTCGCTGGACACGGACATCCTCGCCTTCCGGCGGATGGAGGACGGGCGCGTGGCGCTGCAGCTCCGCGAGAACCCGTTCTACGCCGAGAGCGGCGGCCAGGTCGCCGATGCGGGGCACGTGCGCGGCGACGGGTGGTCGATGAAGGTGGACGAGGTGAGGAAGGTGAGCGGGCGCGTCGCCGTCGTCGGGCCGGTGGAGGGTGACTTCGCGCCGGGGCTGGTGCGCGCGGAGGTGGAGGAGCCGCCGCGCCGTGACACGGAGCGCAACCACACCGCCACGCACCTCCTGCACGCCGCCCTGCGCGCCGTGCTGGGCGAGCACGTGCACCAGATGGGCTCGCTGGTGGCGCCGGAGCGGCTGCGCTTCGACTTCTCGCACAGCGGGCCGATGACGCCGGCCGAGATCAGCGACGTGGAGGGGCGCGTCAACCGCGCGATCTGGGCGAACACGCCGGTGGAGCCGCGCGAGATGGGGTACCAGGACGCGATCGGCCTCGGCGCGATGGCGCTCTTCTCCGAGAAGTACGGCGACGTGGTGCGCGTGGTGGACATCCCCGGCGTGTCGATGGAGCTGTGCGGCGGCACGCACGTGCGCAGCACGGGACAGATCGGGCTCTTTCGCATCGTGTCGGAGAGCGGGGTGGCCGCTGGCGTGCGGCGCATCGAGGCCGTCACCGGGCCGCAGGCGTTCGAGCGCGTCCGCCGCGACGAGGCGACGCTGCGCGAGCTGGCCGCCCTTCTGAAGACCCGCGAGGAGAACCTCCTCCCGCGGATCCAGCAGGTGCTCGGGGAGCAGCGCGAGCTCCAGCGCGCGCTGGAGAAGGCGCGCACCCAGGGCGGCGCGGACGTCATCGGCCGCCTCCTGGAGTCCGCGCACCAGGTGGATGGCGCGCGCGTGATCGCCTCCACCGTGGACGTGGCGGACGCGGACGAGCTGCGCGCGCTGGGCGACCAGCTTCGCGAGCGGCTGGGGAGCGGCGTGGCGGTGCTCGCCGCCGCTCTCGGCGACCGCACCACGATCTTTGCCGTCTCCACCGACGACATGGTGACCCGCGGCGTGCGCGCGGACCGGGTGGTGCGCGAGGTGGCGGCGCTGGCGGGGGGCAAGGGCGGCGGCAAGCCGCACATGGCGCAGGCCGGCGTAACGCAGCCGGAACGCGTGCCCGAGGCATTGGAGCGCGTCCCGGAGATCGTCCGTCCGATGCTGGCCGGAGCGTGA
- a CDS encoding hemolysin family protein, protein MLGLVLVNAFLVAAEFALLAVRRTRIEQHVRQGDTRAARVLPALGQLEELLFAGQVGRSLVSILLGTYALAASRVYLVPLLGPARALPILGSTAAASDIIAIAVVVVLHATLGQQIPKLVAVHRAESVAAVLGFPVLRALWVVFWPVLKPLELCVRLALRPFGLGGAGFAHLTEPDEELRMLVAAGADPAEIEEDEREMIRGVFGFSDTVAREVMTPRTAMAAIPVDASFEEMLDVFFEEGHSRLPVFQGTIDTIVGVVLIKDLFPLLRDAERRAGFEMRAVMRPPYFVPETKPVSDILAELRQQSVHLAIVLDEFGGTYGLVTMEDILEEIVGEINDEFDVAEPEFEHTPEGDTLIDGAVSLSEVNDRFLLHLPVDDFDTLGGYVFGTLGRVPVEGDIVAVPGAEGEWELRVEEVEERRVKCVRLYHPVPVGEPVAVPGPGG, encoded by the coding sequence GTGCTGGGCCTCGTGCTGGTCAACGCCTTCCTGGTGGCAGCCGAGTTCGCCCTTCTCGCCGTTCGCCGCACCCGAATCGAGCAGCACGTCCGCCAGGGCGACACCCGCGCGGCCCGCGTCCTTCCGGCGCTCGGCCAACTGGAGGAGCTGCTCTTCGCCGGCCAGGTCGGCCGCAGCCTCGTATCCATCCTCCTGGGCACTTACGCCCTCGCGGCTTCGCGCGTGTACCTCGTGCCGTTGCTGGGGCCCGCGCGCGCGCTCCCCATCCTGGGCTCGACGGCCGCGGCCTCGGACATCATCGCCATCGCGGTGGTCGTGGTGCTGCACGCCACGCTGGGGCAGCAGATCCCCAAGCTGGTGGCCGTGCACCGCGCCGAATCGGTGGCGGCGGTGCTGGGCTTTCCCGTGCTGCGCGCGCTGTGGGTGGTGTTCTGGCCCGTGCTCAAGCCGCTGGAGCTGTGCGTGCGGCTGGCGCTGCGGCCGTTCGGGCTGGGTGGCGCGGGCTTCGCGCACCTTACCGAGCCGGACGAGGAGCTGCGCATGCTGGTGGCCGCCGGTGCCGACCCCGCCGAGATCGAAGAGGATGAGCGCGAAATGATCCGCGGCGTCTTCGGCTTCTCGGACACGGTGGCGCGCGAGGTGATGACGCCGCGCACGGCCATGGCCGCCATCCCGGTGGACGCCTCCTTCGAGGAGATGCTGGACGTCTTCTTCGAGGAGGGCCACTCGCGCCTCCCCGTCTTCCAGGGGACGATCGACACCATCGTGGGCGTGGTGCTCATCAAGGACCTGTTCCCCCTGCTGCGCGACGCCGAGCGGCGCGCCGGGTTCGAGATGCGCGCCGTGATGCGCCCCCCGTACTTCGTCCCCGAGACCAAGCCGGTGAGCGACATCCTGGCCGAGCTGCGCCAGCAGAGCGTGCACCTGGCCATCGTGCTGGACGAGTTCGGCGGCACCTATGGGCTGGTGACGATGGAGGACATCCTGGAGGAGATCGTCGGCGAGATCAACGACGAGTTCGACGTGGCCGAGCCCGAGTTCGAGCACACCCCCGAGGGCGACACCCTGATCGATGGCGCCGTCTCGCTCTCCGAGGTGAACGACCGCTTCCTCCTGCACCTCCCCGTGGACGACTTCGACACGCTGGGCGGCTACGTGTTCGGCACCCTCGGCCGCGTGCCGGTGGAGGGCGACATCGTGGCCGTGCCTGGCGCGGAGGGCGAGTGGGAGCTGCGCGTGGAAGAGGTGGAGGAGCGCCGCGTGAAGTGCGTGCGGCTGTACCATCCGGTGCCGGTGGGGGAGCCGGTGGCGGTGCCTGGCCCCGGCGGTTGA
- a CDS encoding alpha/beta hydrolase, with the protein MGVPARVVVGARDPVVPIWFAESVAAALPGARCVVIPRAAHAVIFDAAEHFNAAILDFLRETGHADAGKLPQTGLRGR; encoded by the coding sequence GTGGGCGTCCCCGCGCGCGTGGTCGTGGGTGCGCGCGACCCCGTGGTCCCAATCTGGTTCGCGGAGTCGGTGGCGGCGGCGCTCCCCGGCGCGCGCTGCGTCGTGATCCCCCGCGCCGCCCACGCCGTCATCTTCGACGCCGCCGAGCACTTCAACGCCGCCATCCTCGACTTCCTGCGCGAAACTGGCCACGCGGACGCCGGGAAGTTGCCACAGACCGGGCTGCGGGGGAGGTGA